The window ATCGCTTTTGCCGGAAAATCCCAAAATATTTCTGAAGATCAAAGAAAGAAGGAAAGAGTGGATTATGCAGAAATGATAGCGATACTAGAAGAGGAACTAGAAGGACAAGTTAAAAAAGAGGATTTTTATCCAGTGCCTTTTGTTTTTCCCATTTCAGAGCTTAACGAGAGTATTACCGGAAAAAAACAGGTTGAATTTACAGCAAATCCAATGTGTGGGGCAGCAACTTACGTTGCCGTAGAGAATGGAAAGTTAATACCGATAACCAGATACGTGGATGTTGAAGGGTTGATGAATTTCATTAGTGAACAATCAAAGACAACCGGTCTTTTTAGAAAAGTCAGAATAGGAATTTCTTTATTGAGAAATATCTCTAAATACATCGACAAAAAGAAAGCTCCAAAAGGATTCAAGTTGTCTAAATTACTGTTCAAAACAGTTATGGGTGGTACCTACAAATCTCTAAAAGAATTTCAATACAAGAACATCTATATCGGGAGCATGTGGTTTCAAGACATCTGGAATATGAATCTCGAACGCTTAGAAAGTTGTGTAATCCATTACACTACCGAAGAAGGCATTATTCCTTTTTGCGCCTACAATAGTTTAGGATTGGGAGAAAAAATTCGAGCAAAGCATTCTATGTCAATTAAAGAGTGGGAACAAAAAACAGGAAAGAAAATGAAAGACGATCTTTGGAAGAAAACAAACAAAAAATAGAAGCAATAAGCCGTGAAAATACGTATAATGTAAAAGCCAACTGCTTAAGGTTGGCTCTTTTTTTGTCTTAAAAAATTTTTTATTAATTTTTCAGCTTCTTCCCGGTTTTTTATCCAGAGGATTTTTTTACTTTGTTTAAACCAAGTCATTTGGCGTTTGGCAAACTGGAGAGTATGGAGCTCAATTAATTTTTTTGTTTCCTCTCTATTTGTTTTTCCTTCAAAATATTCTTTAAACTCCTGATATCCGATTGTGTGAAAAACAGGAAGAAAGCAGTATTTTTTATAGAGTTTTTTTACTTCTTTCTCTAGTCCCGACTTAAACATTGCATCCGTTCTTTTTTTAATCCTTTTTTTTAATTCTTCTTTTTTTATTTTTATTCCAATTTTCAAAACATCAAAAATCGGTTTTTGTTTTTCTCTTTGTTGCCAGAAAGATTTTCCTGTTGTTTTACATACTTCGATTGCCCGAACGAGTCTCCTTTTATTGTTTTTATCAATCAATTTTGAACCTTCAGGGTCTGATTTTTTATAAATTTTAAAAAGTTCCATAGCCGTCTTTTTTTCTAAATTTTTTCTTAATTTTTTATCTGGAGTAACAACAGGAAAGGAGATGTTGTCGGTTATCGAAGAGATATAAAGTCCGGTTCCGCCGACTAAAAAAGGGATTTTTCCTTTTTTTTGGATATTTATAATTTTTTCTACGGCTAACTTTTTATAGAGAGCAACGTTAAAATCTTCATTTGGACTTATAACATCTATTAAATAATAGGGGATACTCTTTGTTTCTTTTTTGGTTGGCTTGGCTGTTCCGATATTCATTTCTTTATAAATTTGCCGAGAGTCAGCCGAAACAATCTCCCCTTTAAATTTTTTTGCGAGTTTCAATGCTAATTTCGTTTTTCCCGAAGCAGTTGGGCCTAAAATTACAATTAATTTTTTATTATAAACGTTTGCCATATTTCCTGCCTTATGTTAGATAAATATATCAAGGAGGTATGCTCTTTGTCAAAAGAAAAAATGATTAAAAAAGGAGAAATAGATGAAATTTTAGAAGGTTATGATGAGAAGCAGATAACAATAGGAGTTATTGGTTCTCATTCTGCGCTTGATATTTGTCACGGAGCAAAACAGCAAGGTTTTAATACGCTTGTTATCTGTCAGAAGGGAAGAGAAAAAACTTATGACCAATATTATAAGATAAGAGAAGGTAAGGGCGTTGTTGATGAAACAATAATTTTAGATAATTTTTCTGAAATTATAAACCCCGAAGTTATTAAAGAGATACAAAGGAAAAATACAATTTTTATGCCTCATAGATCCTTTGAAGTTTATGTCGGCTTTGAAAAAATTGAGAACGAATTTAGAATTCCACTATTTGGTTCGAGAAGTATACTCAGGGCAGAAGAGAGAGACACAGACACAGAAAGGAATCAATATTATCTGATGGAAAAGGGAGAAATTCCTTATCCAAAGACTTATAAAAGTCCTGACGATATTGATAGATTGGTTTTTGTTAAAGTTGCGGAAGCGCAAAGAACTTATGAACGAGCGTTTTTTTCCGCGACGAATCCAGAAGAATATAAGCAGGAATCAGAAAAACTAATAAGGCAAGGGAAGATAACCAAAGAAGCATTAGAGAAGGCAGTGATTGAAGAATTTATTGTTGGAACACCAGTTAATTTGAATTTCTTTTATTCTGTGATTAATAACGAATTAGAATTAATTGGAACAGACACAAGAAGACAAACAAATTTAGATGGAGTTTTAAGGCTTTCAGCGCCGCAGCAAAATGAATTTCTGAGACACAGAGGAATTCAAATGATTGAAGCAGGACATTTTTCTTGTACAGTAAAAGAATCATTACTTGAACAAATTTTTGAACTCGGAGAAAAATTTGTAAGAGTTGCGAGACAAGAATATCCGCCAGGAATTATTGGATCATTTGCTCTTCAATGCGCTTTGGTTCCGGGACCCCCAAAAGAGAAATTTATCTGTTTTGATATAAGCATGAGGATTCCAGGCTCTCCGGGAACGAAATATACGCCTTATTCCGAATATTTATACAACAGGCCGATGAGTGTCGGGCAAAGGATTGCCTTGGAGATTAAACACGCTTTGGAACAAAAAAGATTGGCTGATATCGTAACCTAATTTTAAAAATAGAGCTTTGGATTTATTAAACCAAAGCTTTTTTATTATAGCTTAAGCTAAAAAAAAGCTGAGAAAAATTTATTTCTCAGTTATTATTTTTAGTGTCTGAAATATCTTTGACCAGTAAAAACCATTGCAATTCCGTGTTCATTTGCCGCCCGGATAACTTCATCGTCTTTTTTAGACCCACCTGGTTGGACTATTATTTTAACGCCGAAATCTGCCGCCGCGTCTACTCCGTCTCTGAACGGGAAGAAAGCGTCGCTAGCCATTATGGAACCGTTGATATTATCGCCGCCTTTATGAGTGGCGATCTGAACCGCGTCAACCCTTGAAGTCTGACCACCTCCGATCCCTACCGTTCTTGTACCCTTAACGAAGACAACCGAATTGGATTTGATATGTTTGACGCAATTTACTGCGAAATCCATAGAATTTAAGTCCGTTTCGTCGGGTTTATTTTCAGTGACTACTTTCCAGTCGTTTTTGTTACTTGGCTTAACATCTCTTTCCTGGACAATAAAACCGCCGACAACGCTTCTGAATTCTAAGCCTTTTCTTTTTATTTTCTTGTCTAATCCTGGTAATTCGAGAAGGCGTAATTTCTTTTTTGAACTGAATATCGACAAGGCTTCTTGGCTATAATCCGGCGCAATAATTACTTCAAGATATTGTTTGGAAAGTCTTTGGCCTACTTCTTTCGATAGAGTTCGATTGAAAGCGACGATGCCGCCATAAGGAGATTTAGTATCGGTAGTATAAGCGTCTTCCCAGGCTTGGAGTGACGTGTCGGCAAGGGCTATTCCGCAAGGAGTGGCATGCTTTATGATTACGCAAGCCGGTTTGTCAGGGAATTCTTTTATACATTCTATAGCTATATTGGCGTCAAGAATGTTAGTGAAAGAAAACTCTTTTTCTCCTATTTGGATTTGCATAGCGTTCGATATACAGGGTTCGTCTGTTAAAGGATAAGATTTTAAAAACCATCCTTTCTGATGAGGATTCTCGCCGCATCTTAATTCTTGGATTTCTTTTTCTATAATATTAAATTCTTTAGGCAATTTAAACATTGGTTCTTTTTTTTCTTCCATATTTTACATCTCCATATTGAATTAAAAATGTACCGTATCTTTTTTATAATAAATAATCAGTTTTGTAAACTCCCCACACCAAAAATTAGTAGTGGAGGTAAAGCACTTCTTATCCTTTCAATCTCCAAGGTGTAGCTTCTGTTATTTTTATTTTTATAAATTTGCCGACAAGTCCGCCGGCTGGCGAATTGTTAGAAATTTTTAATCTCACGGTTTTATAGCTTTCAGTTTTTCCGATTAAAAATCCTTTTTCTTCTTTTTCAATTAAAACCTCAATTGTTTTTCCGATGTATTTTTTATTATTTTCTAAAGCGGTTTTTTTAAGAATTTCATTTATAATTTTTTTCCTTTTTTCTTTTTCTTCGCTCGAAACATTGTCTTTCATTTTTTCGGCTTGGGTTTGGGGGCGAGGGGAGTATTTTGCGATGTAAGCCATATCAAACTTTATTTCTTTAAAGAGTTTTACGGTATTTTCAAATTGTTTTTTTGTTTCACCGGGGAAACCAACAATAACATCGGTGGATAAGCAAATATCCGGAATTTTGTTTCTGATTTTTTTTACTAAATTTTTATAATGTTCAATTGTATAAGGCCGGTTCATTTTTTTCAAAATTTTATTGTCGCCGGCTTGGACGGGCAAATTTAAATAATCAGTTACTTTTTCGCAGGATTTCATAGTTTCCATGAGTTCATCGGAAAAATCCTTGGGATGGGAGCTGGTAAAACGAATCCAGAAGTTACCCGGAATTTTATTTACCATTCTTAACAATCCGGGGAAGTCAATGTTCGCGGATTTATACGAATTTACGTTTTGGCCAAGCAGCCATATTTCTTTAGCCCCCTTTTTTATTGCGGTTTTCGCCTCTTTTATAATTTCTTTGTGGTTTCTGTTAATTTCCGGACCCCGGGCAAAAGGAACAACGCAAAATGAGCAAAAATTATTACAGCCCACAGAAATAGGTATCAAGGCCGAAAAATTATTTGAAGAATGAGGGTTAAATTTTAAATATTGATTAGTAAATTTTTCACAAAAATTTGAATCGCGGGACGGGGGATAGTAAAAACATTTTTCTTCTTTTAAAAAGTCTTTCCAAAGGTTTAATGTTTTAATTGACAAAACATAATCAAAGTATTTCTCAAATTTTTTTTCATCTTTTTTTGATATGCAACCCGTAAGAAGAAATTTACAATTTGCATTTTGCAATTTAAATTTAGAAAAATCGATGATTTTTCCAAGAACTCTGTCTACTGCTGCCTGCCTGACCGAGCACATATTAATCACAATTAAATCAGCTTCGTTAATTCTCGAAGCTGGTTTATATTTAGCTTTTTTTAAGGCCGAAGCTATTCTTTCACTGTCTGATTCATTC is drawn from Candidatus Nealsonbacteria bacterium and contains these coding sequences:
- the miaA gene encoding tRNA (adenosine(37)-N6)-dimethylallyltransferase MiaA; translated protein: MANVYNKKLIVILGPTASGKTKLALKLAKKFKGEIVSADSRQIYKEMNIGTAKPTKKETKSIPYYLIDVISPNEDFNVALYKKLAVEKIINIQKKGKIPFLVGGTGLYISSITDNISFPVVTPDKKLRKNLEKKTAMELFKIYKKSDPEGSKLIDKNNKRRLVRAIEVCKTTGKSFWQQREKQKPIFDVLKIGIKIKKEELKKRIKKRTDAMFKSGLEKEVKKLYKKYCFLPVFHTIGYQEFKEYFEGKTNREETKKLIELHTLQFAKRQMTWFKQSKKILWIKNREEAEKLIKNFLRQKKSQP
- a CDS encoding DUF1297 domain-containing protein, with the translated sequence MSKEKMIKKGEIDEILEGYDEKQITIGVIGSHSALDICHGAKQQGFNTLVICQKGREKTYDQYYKIREGKGVVDETIILDNFSEIINPEVIKEIQRKNTIFMPHRSFEVYVGFEKIENEFRIPLFGSRSILRAEERDTDTERNQYYLMEKGEIPYPKTYKSPDDIDRLVFVKVAEAQRTYERAFFSATNPEEYKQESEKLIRQGKITKEALEKAVIEEFIVGTPVNLNFFYSVINNELELIGTDTRRQTNLDGVLRLSAPQQNEFLRHRGIQMIEAGHFSCTVKESLLEQIFELGEKFVRVARQEYPPGIIGSFALQCALVPGPPKEKFICFDISMRIPGSPGTKYTPYSEYLYNRPMSVGQRIALEIKHALEQKRLADIVT
- the miaB gene encoding tRNA (N6-isopentenyl adenosine(37)-C2)-methylthiotransferase MiaB, giving the protein MKYFIVTFGCQMNESDSERIASALKKAKYKPASRINEADLIVINMCSVRQAAVDRVLGKIIDFSKFKLQNANCKFLLTGCISKKDEKKFEKYFDYVLSIKTLNLWKDFLKEEKCFYYPPSRDSNFCEKFTNQYLKFNPHSSNNFSALIPISVGCNNFCSFCVVPFARGPEINRNHKEIIKEAKTAIKKGAKEIWLLGQNVNSYKSANIDFPGLLRMVNKIPGNFWIRFTSSHPKDFSDELMETMKSCEKVTDYLNLPVQAGDNKILKKMNRPYTIEHYKNLVKKIRNKIPDICLSTDVIVGFPGETKKQFENTVKLFKEIKFDMAYIAKYSPRPQTQAEKMKDNVSSEEKEKRKKIINEILKKTALENNKKYIGKTIEVLIEKEEKGFLIGKTESYKTVRLKISNNSPAGGLVGKFIKIKITEATPWRLKG